The Sorangiineae bacterium MSr11954 DNA segment CCTCCGGCGCGCAAGTCGTGGCCGGAACCCCCGGGCGCGTGCTCGACCACCTGCGCCGCGGAACGCTCGATCCCTCGAACATCCGCATCTTCGTGCTCGACGAGGCCGACGAGATGCTCTCCATGGGCTTCGCGAAAGAGCTTCACGCCATCGTCGACCTCTTGCCACGCGAACGACAAGGGCTGTTCTTCAGCGCCACCATCCCGCCGGACATCGAGCGGCTCGCCGTCAACCAGCTGCGCGATCCGGAGTTCGTCACGCTCTCCAGCGATCAGGTGGGCGCGCTGGAGATCCACCACTTCGTCTACTTGGTGGGACAGAACGACAAGCGCAAGGAGCTCATTCGCATCCTTGACGTGGAGGATCCCGAGAGCGCCATCGTCTTCTGCAACACACGCGACGAGACCGAGCGCGTGGCCGAGGTGCTGAAGAACCACGGCTACGACGCCGAGTGGCTCAATGGCGATCTCGAACAGCGCGAGCGCGAGCGCATCATGCAGAACACGCGCGAGGGCAAGCTGCGCTTTCTGGTGGCCACCGACGTGGCCGCGCGCGGCATCGACATTTCGCACCTCACGCACGTCATCAACGCCGACTTCCCCGAGAGCGCCGAGCAGTACGTGCACCGCACCGGCCGCACGGGGCGCGCCGGGAAGACCGGCACCGCCATCTCGCTGGTGGGGCCCAAGAATATCGGTGCACTCTACATCCTTCGCCTCACGTACAAGATCCGGCCCATCGAGAAGCAGCTGCCCACGGCGGCGGAGCTCAAGACGCGCACCGAGCACGATCTGCTCACGATGTTCGCCGAGGCGTTCGGCAAGGCCCATGTGCAGCCCGACGATCTCGCGCTCGCGCGCCGGCTGCTCACGCACATCGACGTGGAGCCCATCGTCGCCGGTCTCTTGCGCGGCTACCTCGGCGCGCGCGAAGAGGCCGGAGAAGATCCGAAGCAGGAGGCCGCGGAGGCCCGGCGGGCGAAAAATCCTCCGAAGCTCGAATCGGAGCCCGCCGCGCCGCCCGCTCCCGTGATGGCCCGCGCCGACGGGCGAAGGGGCGACCGCGAGCCGCCGCCTCCCTCGGTGGGCCCGCGGCGCCCGAGCCGATCGGGGGGCGCGCGCGCCGAGTTGCGACGTCACGGCACATCTCCGATCGCGCGCGAATCGGGGTACCGCGAGCCTCGCTATCAAGTGCACGATGCACCGGTGGCGCCGGCGCCCGTCGACCCCGCTCCGCCGGTGGCCACGGTGACCGTGCCCGCACCGGCGCCCGTGCCCACGCCCGCGCCGCAAGCGCCGCAAGCGCCTCACGTCGTGGCGGCGGCAGAAGGAAACGCGAGCGATGCCAGCGAGGCCGAGGCGCAGAACGACGAGCGCAACTTTGCGCGCATCTTCGTGAACGTGGGCCGGCGCGACGGCGTGGGGCCGCTCGATTTTCATCGCATGCTCTTCGAGGGCGCGGGCCTCTCGCAGAAGGACGTGGGGCCGATCCACGTGCGCGATCGCATTAGTTTCGTGAGCGTGCGGCGCGAGTGGCTCGACAAGTCGGTGTCGGCGCTCGCGGGGCAGATCGTGGGCGGCCGGAGCATCGTGGCAGAGCCTGCGCGCGAGCGCGCGTGACATCGACGCGACACGGGTGCCCGCGATGCACCAACGCGCTCACGCGTTGCTCGGGCTCGAGCGGAGCGACGCGCATTGCAGCACATGCAACGACTTCAAGCGTGTAAGAAACATCGGCGCCCGTTGAGCGCGCACCTAACCTTGCCGTAAACTCACTACTATGTCCGCCTCGCCCGCGTCGTACCCTCAGGGCGCCTACCCGTCTGCATTGCTCCCCGGTCAAACCCTTCGAGGTCTGCTCGAAACACGCCGCGCCCACCGGCAGGCCCTCGCGCTCGAGGAGGCGATCTCCATCGCCGTTCCACTCGCCCTCGACTTGAAGCAGCGCCACGAGCGCGGCGAGCGATGGCTGGTCCATCCTTCGTGCATCGTGGGGGGCCCGAACGGCCTCGCGCGGCTCGAGCCAAAGCTCTCCCTCGCCCCCGCCGATCCGCGCGACCGCGCGTGCCTCGCGCCGGAGCAACAGAGCTCCCTCGCGCCGGGGGGCGCGCGCGCCAGCGTCTTCTCCATCGGCGCCATCTTGTACGAATCGGTGGTCGGCACCTCGGTGGGGCCGGCCATGCGCCGGCCGTCTTCGGTCATCGCCAACATCCCCGACGCCTTCGAGGTGCTGCTCGCCAAGGCGCTGGTGGGCGATCCCGCGCACCGCCCCGAGGATCTGGGCGCGCTGGCGAGCGCGCTGCACCACCTCGCGCCCATGCGGAGCATGCACCCGCCGGAGGCCGACGAGACGCGCCTGGATCACGCCGAGGGCTTCGACGTGGACATCCGGCTCTCGATGCTGCCGCCGTCGGAGCTCGCGTCGCAGCTCTCCCAAGATTACCAGACTTACCAGGACTACGGCGCCATCGATCCGCAGGAGTCCGCGGCGCGCCCCAAGGCGGCCGTGCCGCCGCCGAGCGATCCGACGGCGCGCCTGGCCATGCTGAAGGAGCAGCTCGAGTCCGATCCGCGGCCGCGCTACGTGGTGAGCAAAGACCGTATGGACCACGGGCCGTTCTCGGCCGTCGAGCTCCTGCAGCAGATCGCGAGCAACGCCTTCACCAGCGCGCACCTGCTCCGCGACGAGATCAGCGGGCAAGAGCACACCATCGCCGAGTGGCCCGAGTTTGCGCCGTTCGCCGAGCAGGCGGGCTTGAAGCGCGAGATCGTGGCGGAGAAGAGGGCCGTCGCCCAGGTCGAGATCACGGAGAAGAAGGCGGGCGCCGCCAAGATCGTCATCAGCGTGAGCGCCGTGCTGGCGGTGGCCATCGTGGTCGGCATCTTCTTCTACAAGAAGGTCGGCTCCCGCAACGACGACGTCGTCCTCAGCGACGATCCCAACGCCGTCGACTACGATCTGCAAGGCGGCGTCAAAGGTCAGAAGCGTCCGGCCGCACCCGGCAGCCGCGGAGGCGGGGGCGGCGGTGGTGGCGGCGGGGCGTACGCCGGAGGCGGTATGAGCTACGAGACGGCCCTCGCCAACAACGTGCAGGAGGTGGCCATCGGCAGCGGCGGCAAGCCCGAGCCCGATCTCACCGACGCGCAGCTCTCGGCGCCCTTGAAGAACGCGAAGTTCATCAGCGGGTGCGGGGCCCCTTCGGACATGTCGGTCACCGTCAAGGTCGCGATCAAGAACGGCCGCGCCGTCGGCGTGAGCGTCTACCCCAATCCGGCCAACGCCGGCGTCGCGTCGTGCATCGACCACGCCGTCCGTGGCCTCTCGTGGCCGTCCAACTCCAAGATGGATACGCTCACCACGACGTACTGACGTCCTCCCAGCCCCCTCCCCTCTGGCCGGGAGGGGGTTCGTACACCGCGTGCTGCGCGGCCGATCCCGCTACCCCGTGCGCGCGAAGATCTTCGCGTAATGATCCGCCACGGGCTCGCCGCCGAGCTGACTGAAGAACGTCGAATACGCCATCCAAATCGCGAGCCCGTTCAGATCGCGGAACATCGACGGCAGATACCGGGGCGGCTTGATCACGCCGTCGGCGACGCGGCGCGCGAGCACGGGGACGTCTTCATGGGCGACCTTGCCGACGAAGAGGTACGGGATCAAATCGCCGCGATTGTGCTGAATCGCGCTGCGGATGAAGGCGTAGTTGAGGACGATCCCCTTGCAGTAACACGCGTCCTTGGTGAACGGCGCCCCGCCCTCCACCACGCCGCCCCGGAAGATGCGGCGCGTGTTGTTGAAGCACTCCTCCTCTTCGTAGCCCTCGGTGCGAAACCACTCGAAGACCTCGATGAAGCTGGCGCCGTCCTCCGCCTTGTCCACGGCCAGCACGCGATCGTTCAGCCGGCGCGCGCGCCGCGGGTAGGCACGGAAGGTAAAAATCTCGAGCAGCGCCGCCAGCCCTTCCTGCACCGACGTGGTGCGCGGAGGCCCCTTGGCGAGCCAGCGCGCCACCGGCTGCTGCTGGCCGTTGAGCGAGGTCGCCACGTGCACCCACCCCTCGTGCACCTCGAGGATGTCGATGTCGCGCGGTGAAAACAGCGCCCCCGTGCGGATCTTCACGTAGTCGTTGCCAGCGGCGGCGTCCGCCAGGATCGTGTCGTCGGCCTGCACGCGCACCTCGGTGTCGGCGAAGTAGCTGGCGAAGCGCTCGTTCAGCTCCGCCGCGCACTCGGCCGACGTGAGCGAGCGCTCCGCCGTGGGCCCGAGGTGGTTGTCGTCCGACTTGGTGAGGATGCTGTAGAGCACGTGCCCGAGATCGCGCACCGTGGACTTGCCGTCGGGGAACTTGTCCTTGGGCGAGCCATAGAGCTTGCGCGCATACGCATAGAAATGCGGCGTTCCGCGCGCGGCGAGCATGCGCACCACGTCGCGGTACTCGAGCGCGGTCGCCTGCATGATCTGGCCGATGGCGTCGGACTCCCCGAGCTCGCCGTCGATGTCGCGCGCGATGGCCTCGAACTCTTCGGACTTGGTGCGCGGATCGAAGCCGAGATCGACGCTGGCGTAGTAAGCCGCGTCGACCTTGGGCAGCTCCCTGCCCCGGTTCTTGAGGAACTGCTCTTCGATCCCGTTCTCCCAGCGGATCGATTGAAGCACCCGGATGGGCCGCTGCGCCTCCACGATGCGGGCCGCCAGCTGCGCCACGATTTCCTTGTAGCTTCGCCACGGGCCCGAGGGCGGCGGGGGCGGGATCGAGGGGTAGTGCTCGAAGTGCTCCTCCTCGACGACCACCACCTTGGTCGCTTCGAGCGCCTTGGCGGTTTCTTTGGCGGCCTCCAACGCTTTGCCGGCGTCTTTGGCTCCGTCTTTGACTCCGTCCAGCGCCTTGCCCGCGTCTTTGGCTGTTTCCAGCGCCTTGGTGACGTCTTTGGCCGTATCGAGCGCCTTGATCACCTCGCCCTTTTCGGCCTTCGAGCCCTCGGAGCGGTCCGCTTTGCCGCCGGGTCCCGTCGACGGCGCGACGGGGGTTTCGCTGGTGCTGCGGCTCGCGGCCGTCGGGGAGCCCGCAGCCTCACTGCCACGACGCGACTTGGGTTCCATGCTCGAACCGCCTTACCTCCTGCCCGCGGCGCCCGCGACATGCGCCGCGACCCGCTCGAGAACGTCGACGTCACGGATCCCGTCCGCCTCGGCGCGGTAGCTCAAGACCAGCCGATGCCGCAGCACGGGCACGATGAGCGCGCGAACGTCCTCCACATCGGCCGCCGCCTCACCGCGCAACGCCGCGCGCGCCTTGGCGGCCAGCACCAGCGCCTGCGATCCACGCGGCCCGGCGCCGAAGCGCACGAACTCGGCCACCTCCGGGACGGCACCGCCTCCGCCTCTGGCCTTGGTGCCATCCGACTTGACGGGGCGGGTCGCCCGGCCGAGGGCCACCGCGAGCTCCACGGCTTCCTCGGTCACCGGCACGCGCGGCACCAGCGCCTGCAGGGCGCGCACATCGTCGGCCGAGAGCACCCGGGGCACCGACCCCACCTCGGAGCTCGTGGTCTTGCGCGCGATCTCGCGCTCCTCCACCTCCGAGGGGTACTCGATGTGCACCTCCAGGAGAAAGCGATCGAGCTGCGCCTCGGGGAGCGGGTACGTCCCCTCTTGCTCGATGGGGTTGCGGGTGGCGAAGACTTGAAACGGGTCGGGCAAGTGGTGCGTCTTGGTGCCCACCGTCACCCGCCGCTCTTGCATGGCTTGCAAGAGCGCCGCCTGCGTCTTGGGCGGGGTGCGGTTGATCTCGTCGGCCAGGACCAGGTGCGCAAAGATGGGCCCGGGCAAAAAGCGCAGCCTTCGACGAAGCTGCCCCGCGCCATCTTCCTCCTCTTGGAGCACGTCGGTCCCCGTGATGTCGGCGGGGAGGAGATCGGGTGTAAACTGCACCCTTCCGAAGCTCAGATCGAGCGCCTCCGCCAAGGAGCCCACGAGCAAGGTCTTGGCCAGCCCGGGAACGCCGACGAGCAGGGCGTGCCCGCGGGCCAGGAGCGCGACGAGCATCAAGTCGATGACCGCCTCCTGCCCGACGACCCGCTCGGCCAAGGCCTCTTTGAGCCGCTGACTGGCCTTCGAGGCCCTTTGCAGGAGCTCCACGTCGTCCACGGGGGTGCCTACAGGGGCTCCATTTTGAATCTGGGCGGGCGAAACGGAATGCGCGGGCTGCATAGATACGGATGAGCTCGATCGCGACGGGGACTCTTCTTCGGCCTCTCTCACGGTTACCCATGACGCTACCATTTGCCCGGGGGGTTCGGGACGTGTACATCGGCGCGGTGGTTGCACTTTCCCAATCGACCATCTCGCTCGCGTCTGAAGCAGAGACCGGCGTGCCCCGGGCAAGTGGGTCGGCTGCCGGGGGCGGCGAAGCTCGCGCCGGGGCGGGCGCCGCAACCGGCGAAGCTCGCGCCGGCGGGGCGGCTGCCGCAATCGGCGAAGCTCGCGCCGGCGGGGCGGCTGCCGGGAGTGGCGAAGCTCGCGCCGGCGGGGCGGCTGCCGCAATCGGCGAAGGTCCGACTGGGGCGGCCGGGGGTGGCGAGGCTCGGGCCGGGTCGGGCGCAACCGGCGAAGGTCGCGACGGGGTGGCTGCCGGAAGCGGCGAAGGTCGCGCCGGGGCGGCTGCCGGAACCGGCGAAGCTCGCGCCGGGGCGGGCGCCGCAACGGGCGAAGCGCGGACCGGGGCGGCCGGGAGTGGTGGAGCTCGGGCCGGCGAGACAGCGCCCGTCGAGACGGTGCGGCGGCCGGAGCCGGGGCTCGCGCGCGGTGTTTGGGAAGCGCCTCCCATGTTCTTCTATGTCGGCGGCGGAATCGTCGTGGCGGTTTCGGTTCTTTATGCGCTTTGGCGGCGCGGGATCGTGCGCTTCCGCCGCACCCGGAGCACCTCATCGTGATGCCTGTCGAAAGCACCCCCATGGCCGAACCGCGCACCGGTGTTCCGGTCCGCCGCATTCTCGCAGTGATGCTCATCTTCGTGGCCGTGTACGGCGCCTTCGCCGTGTATACGGGCCTCGAGAAGATCGCCGGCTCGCTCGAGAGCTTCGCGTACTCCTCGTTCCTCGCGGCGTGCGGGCTCGCCTTCTGCAACTACGTCGTTCGCTACTTCAAGTGGGAATTTTACCTCGCCCGGCTCGACATCCGCGGCATCCCCAAGGTCGATAGCTTCTTCACCTTTCTGTCCGGCTTCATCCTGACCATCTCGCCCGGCAAGGTCGGCGAGGTCTTCAAGTCGCTGGTCCTGCGCGAGACGCACGGCGTGCCCATCGAGCGCACCGCCCCCATCGTCATCGCCGAGCGGGTCACGGATCTCATCGGGATCATCGTGCTCATCGTGCTGGGATCGATCGGGTTCTCCGGCGGCCTCGTATGGGCCGGGGCCGGCGCGGTGGTGGTGGCCGCGCTCCTGATCGTGGTGGCCTCGCGCCGCATATCGATGGGCATCATCGCCATGGTCGGGCGCATGCCGGGCAAGGTCGGCAAGCTCGCGCCCAAGCTCCACGACGCGTACGAGAGCCTGGCCACCTTGGTGGCGCCGCAAAACCTCTTCGTGCCCACGGTGCTCTCCATCGCGGCGTGGGCGTTCGAGTGCCTCTCGCTGTGGGTGCTGCTCGCGGGCTTCCAGCAGAC contains these protein-coding regions:
- a CDS encoding DEAD/DEAH box helicase — translated: MSEEASPPSSSTPPTFDVIPLSADVRRAIDALGYVHPTPVQRAVFEPAVRGRSLVVQARTGTGKTAAFGLPIVDQLVRRGVNQVQALILTPTRELALQVARELTHLGQFRGTKVTAIYGGAPMGKQIDELASGAQVVAGTPGRVLDHLRRGTLDPSNIRIFVLDEADEMLSMGFAKELHAIVDLLPRERQGLFFSATIPPDIERLAVNQLRDPEFVTLSSDQVGALEIHHFVYLVGQNDKRKELIRILDVEDPESAIVFCNTRDETERVAEVLKNHGYDAEWLNGDLEQRERERIMQNTREGKLRFLVATDVAARGIDISHLTHVINADFPESAEQYVHRTGRTGRAGKTGTAISLVGPKNIGALYILRLTYKIRPIEKQLPTAAELKTRTEHDLLTMFAEAFGKAHVQPDDLALARRLLTHIDVEPIVAGLLRGYLGAREEAGEDPKQEAAEARRAKNPPKLESEPAAPPAPVMARADGRRGDREPPPPSVGPRRPSRSGGARAELRRHGTSPIARESGYREPRYQVHDAPVAPAPVDPAPPVATVTVPAPAPVPTPAPQAPQAPHVVAAAEGNASDASEAEAQNDERNFARIFVNVGRRDGVGPLDFHRMLFEGAGLSQKDVGPIHVRDRISFVSVRREWLDKSVSALAGQIVGGRSIVAEPARERA
- a CDS encoding flavohemoglobin expression-modulating QEGLA motif protein, whose protein sequence is MEPKSRRGSEAAGSPTAASRSTSETPVAPSTGPGGKADRSEGSKAEKGEVIKALDTAKDVTKALETAKDAGKALDGVKDGAKDAGKALEAAKETAKALEATKVVVVEEEHFEHYPSIPPPPPSGPWRSYKEIVAQLAARIVEAQRPIRVLQSIRWENGIEEQFLKNRGRELPKVDAAYYASVDLGFDPRTKSEEFEAIARDIDGELGESDAIGQIMQATALEYRDVVRMLAARGTPHFYAYARKLYGSPKDKFPDGKSTVRDLGHVLYSILTKSDDNHLGPTAERSLTSAECAAELNERFASYFADTEVRVQADDTILADAAAGNDYVKIRTGALFSPRDIDILEVHEGWVHVATSLNGQQQPVARWLAKGPPRTTSVQEGLAALLEIFTFRAYPRRARRLNDRVLAVDKAEDGASFIEVFEWFRTEGYEEEECFNNTRRIFRGGVVEGGAPFTKDACYCKGIVLNYAFIRSAIQHNRGDLIPYLFVGKVAHEDVPVLARRVADGVIKPPRYLPSMFRDLNGLAIWMAYSTFFSQLGGEPVADHYAKIFARTG
- a CDS encoding flippase-like domain-containing protein produces the protein MPVESTPMAEPRTGVPVRRILAVMLIFVAVYGAFAVYTGLEKIAGSLESFAYSSFLAACGLAFCNYVVRYFKWEFYLARLDIRGIPKVDSFFTFLSGFILTISPGKVGEVFKSLVLRETHGVPIERTAPIVIAERVTDLIGIIVLIVLGSIGFSGGLVWAGAGAVVVAALLIVVASRRISMGIIAMVGRMPGKVGKLAPKLHDAYESLATLVAPQNLFVPTVLSIAAWAFECLSLWVLLAGFQQTTSVLLCTFFYATSTLAGALVPVPGGLGITEGALQRQMMELGHVSEGTSTAAMLLVRFATLWFAVLLGFVALSALKRRHPTLFAAKG
- a CDS encoding AAA family ATPase, which gives rise to MQPAHSVSPAQIQNGAPVGTPVDDVELLQRASKASQRLKEALAERVVGQEAVIDLMLVALLARGHALLVGVPGLAKTLLVGSLAEALDLSFGRVQFTPDLLPADITGTDVLQEEEDGAGQLRRRLRFLPGPIFAHLVLADEINRTPPKTQAALLQAMQERRVTVGTKTHHLPDPFQVFATRNPIEQEGTYPLPEAQLDRFLLEVHIEYPSEVEEREIARKTTSSEVGSVPRVLSADDVRALQALVPRVPVTEEAVELAVALGRATRPVKSDGTKARGGGGAVPEVAEFVRFGAGPRGSQALVLAAKARAALRGEAAADVEDVRALIVPVLRHRLVLSYRAEADGIRDVDVLERVAAHVAGAAGRR